The Pricia mediterranea genome includes a window with the following:
- a CDS encoding HAL/PAL/TAL family ammonia-lyase, whose product MPKIKGKLGIQDFYDAIFDNRPVTIDPKATDTVRKSFEFLKEFSRNKIIYGVNTGFGPMTQYKINDSEIVQLQYNLIRSHASGTGNPIPPKYVKAAMLARLNTLSLGNSGVHFSVIDTMVELINKNITPLIYEHGGVGASGDLVQLAHLALVLIGEGEVFYKGERRPTQGVFEAEGIEPIKVKLREGLGLINGTSVMTGIGMVNTIYTRRLLEWMISCSSAINEIVKAYDDHLSDDLNRTKKHTGQREIARSMRSHLKDSSLTRKREHHLYKDTNSDVSVFTEKVQEYYSLRCVPQILGPVLDTLNEVERILIGEVNSANDNPIVDVEKKNVYHGGNFHGDYVSLEMDKLKIVVTKMSMLAERQLNYLLNPHLNGILPPFVNLGTLGLNLGMQGVQFTATSTAAENQALSNPMYVHSIPNNNDNQDIVSMGTNAALLTKKVIENAFEVIAIEMITVVQAIEYLDVKDKVSTKTRNMYDAVRTIVPPFKNDEIMYPYVNQVKDYITNHRNK is encoded by the coding sequence ATGCCAAAGATCAAGGGAAAATTAGGTATTCAGGATTTTTACGATGCCATTTTTGATAATCGACCCGTTACCATAGACCCAAAAGCAACCGATACGGTCCGGAAAAGCTTCGAATTTTTAAAGGAATTTTCGAGGAACAAAATCATCTATGGCGTAAACACGGGCTTTGGGCCGATGACGCAGTACAAGATCAACGATTCCGAAATTGTTCAGCTGCAATACAACCTTATCCGTAGTCATGCATCCGGCACGGGCAATCCGATTCCCCCAAAATACGTAAAGGCGGCCATGTTGGCCCGCTTGAACACCCTGAGCCTTGGTAATTCGGGCGTACATTTCTCGGTCATCGATACCATGGTCGAGCTGATCAACAAGAACATTACTCCCCTTATCTACGAACATGGCGGAGTAGGCGCTAGTGGGGACTTGGTGCAATTGGCGCATTTGGCGCTGGTATTGATCGGGGAAGGCGAAGTATTCTACAAAGGGGAACGCAGACCGACCCAGGGCGTCTTCGAGGCCGAGGGCATCGAGCCTATCAAGGTAAAATTACGCGAAGGACTGGGACTCATCAATGGTACTTCCGTCATGACGGGTATCGGGATGGTGAACACCATTTATACCCGGAGGCTGTTAGAATGGATGATTTCGTGCTCCTCGGCCATTAACGAAATTGTCAAAGCTTACGACGACCACCTCTCGGATGACCTGAACCGGACGAAAAAGCATACCGGACAACGGGAAATCGCCCGTTCGATGCGCAGTCATCTAAAAGACAGTTCCCTCACCCGGAAACGGGAGCATCACCTGTACAAAGACACCAACAGCGACGTATCTGTTTTTACTGAAAAGGTCCAGGAATACTATTCCCTTCGTTGCGTCCCCCAAATTCTAGGTCCCGTTTTGGATACCCTGAACGAGGTGGAGCGCATCTTGATCGGCGAAGTCAATTCCGCCAACGACAACCCCATCGTGGATGTGGAAAAGAAGAACGTCTATCACGGCGGCAATTTTCATGGGGACTATGTTTCCCTTGAAATGGATAAGCTGAAAATTGTGGTCACCAAAATGAGCATGCTGGCCGAAAGGCAGTTGAACTACCTTCTCAACCCCCATCTCAACGGTATTCTCCCCCCTTTTGTGAACTTGGGGACGCTAGGCCTTAATCTGGGGATGCAGGGGGTACAATTCACGGCTACCTCGACAGCTGCTGAAAACCAGGCGCTGAGTAACCCGATGTACGTGCACAGCATCCCGAATAACAACGACAACCAAGATATCGTGAGCATGGGCACCAACGCCGCCCTGCTAACCAAAAAGGTCATCGAAAACGCTTTTGAGGTCATCGCGATCGAGATGATTACCGTAGTGCAGGCCATCGAATATCTAGACGTGAAAGATAAGGTATCGACCAAGACCAGAAATATGTACGACGCCGTTCGAACAATTGTTCCCCCGTTCAAAAACGACGAAATCATGTACCCTTATGTTAACCAGGTGAAGGATTATATCACTAACCACCGAAACAAATAG
- a CDS encoding WG repeat-containing protein, which yields MKTTFTLLLTVCLTAFNTFAQDLALVRENKKFGYIDKSANYVIEPRFDDAKSFSDGLAAAEQDKKWGFLNASGEWAIEPQYDKVKYFNSGYALVLKDDQWQYIDKNNQVLYIPATEEKLYDFEDGVAFWRQGDKVGLLGTDGKIVLEPTYRTIKDIKNGHAKVEKGDDLWGMIDTSGKEVIPAEYEDIGNTWSPNGVYGKKNGVYGIIHNGSFNPIEGATDVWIFHGDSQMTYAERDKKIGYVDSSGKWVIEPQFDKARAFSDGLAPVADGKKWGYIDESGKMVIEPQYRDAEVFSDGMAPVKDRDWGFIDTSGKLVIPTDYDITAGFAFLAGNNEKGFINGLARVKSKKGWGYFDKNGKLLGDKWFENAEPFESVE from the coding sequence ATGAAAACCACGTTCACTTTACTCCTAACCGTATGCTTGACCGCTTTTAATACTTTTGCCCAAGACCTCGCCTTGGTACGGGAAAATAAAAAATTCGGGTATATCGACAAGTCCGCCAACTACGTTATCGAGCCCCGATTCGATGATGCCAAATCCTTTAGCGATGGTCTGGCCGCAGCCGAACAGGATAAAAAATGGGGCTTTCTCAATGCTTCCGGCGAATGGGCCATTGAACCCCAGTATGACAAGGTCAAATATTTCAATTCGGGATACGCTTTGGTCTTGAAGGACGACCAATGGCAATATATCGACAAGAACAACCAAGTGCTCTACATTCCCGCTACGGAAGAAAAATTATACGATTTTGAGGATGGAGTCGCCTTCTGGCGGCAGGGCGATAAAGTGGGACTTTTAGGTACGGACGGTAAAATCGTGCTTGAACCTACTTATAGGACTATAAAGGATATTAAAAACGGACATGCCAAAGTCGAAAAGGGGGATGACCTGTGGGGCATGATCGATACCTCGGGGAAAGAAGTGATCCCTGCGGAATATGAGGATATCGGCAACACCTGGTCGCCGAACGGTGTCTATGGAAAAAAGAACGGGGTTTACGGAATCATCCACAACGGAAGCTTTAACCCCATCGAAGGCGCCACCGACGTTTGGATTTTTCACGGGGACTCCCAGATGACCTACGCCGAAAGGGATAAAAAAATCGGATATGTCGATAGCAGCGGAAAATGGGTGATCGAGCCGCAATTCGATAAGGCCAGGGCCTTTTCCGACGGACTCGCTCCCGTTGCCGATGGCAAAAAATGGGGCTATATCGATGAAAGCGGAAAAATGGTCATCGAGCCTCAATATCGGGATGCGGAAGTGTTTTCCGACGGAATGGCACCCGTCAAGGACAGGGACTGGGGTTTTATCGACACCTCGGGAAAACTGGTCATTCCCACGGATTACGATATCACGGCCGGTTTCGCCTTTTTAGCGGGAAATAACGAAAAGGGTTTTATTAACGGTCTTGCCCGGGTAAAGTCCAAAAAAGGATGGGGCTATTTTGACAAAAACGGCAAGCTGCTGGGGGATAAGTGGTTCGAGAATGCGGAACCCTTCGAATCGGTCGAATAG
- the fabG gene encoding 3-oxoacyl-ACP reductase FabG, translating into MDMKEKGKQKYALVTGGSRGIGRAICIQLAKDSEYRILINYYSNETAAKETLKAVHDAGGQGELLPFNVTDAANVKSALDSWQETNAGAIIEVIVNNAGITQDGMFMWMKAEDWSKVIDTSLHGFFNVTNHLIQKLLVNKYGRIVNMVSVSGLKGTPGQTNYSAAKGAVIGATKALAQEVAKRNVTVNAVAPGFIATDMTQNLDEKELKKMIPANRFGTAQEVAHLVSFLASEKSGYITGDVININGGIYS; encoded by the coding sequence ATGGACATGAAAGAGAAGGGCAAACAGAAGTATGCATTGGTGACCGGCGGGTCCAGGGGCATCGGAAGGGCCATCTGCATCCAACTAGCGAAGGACTCCGAGTATCGCATCCTTATCAATTATTACAGCAACGAAACGGCCGCCAAGGAAACCCTGAAGGCTGTGCATGATGCCGGCGGCCAAGGAGAGCTTTTGCCTTTTAACGTGACCGATGCCGCCAACGTAAAATCCGCTTTGGACAGCTGGCAAGAGACCAATGCCGGCGCCATCATCGAAGTAATCGTTAATAACGCAGGTATCACTCAAGATGGCATGTTTATGTGGATGAAGGCAGAAGATTGGTCGAAGGTCATCGATACCAGCCTCCACGGTTTTTTCAATGTAACCAACCATCTGATCCAAAAACTTCTGGTCAACAAATACGGGAGAATCGTCAATATGGTGTCCGTTTCAGGCTTGAAGGGCACGCCCGGCCAGACTAACTATTCCGCGGCAAAAGGTGCGGTAATCGGAGCGACCAAAGCCTTGGCACAGGAAGTGGCCAAAAGAAACGTCACGGTGAACGCCGTGGCCCCGGGCTTCATCGCAACGGACATGACGCAAAATCTGGATGAAAAGGAGCTAAAAAAAATGATTCCTGCCAATCGCTTCGGAACCGCGCAAGAAGTGGCCCATTTGGTATCTTTTTTAGCTTCGGAAAAATCGGGCTACATTACAGGAGACGTTATCAATATCAACGGAGGGATCTATTCTTAA
- a CDS encoding beta-ketoacyl-[acyl-carrier-protein] synthase family protein yields MRRVVITGTGIYSCIGKNLEDVKTSLYEGRSGIVHDPERDAFGFRSPITGMVESPNLKPLLSRRQRISMGEEAQYAYMATIEALENARIDQDFLNDHEVGILYGNDSTARSTVESVDTMREKGDTTLVGSGAIFKAMNSTVTMNLSTIFKLRGINLTVSAACASGSHSVGLAYHLIKSGLQECIIAGGAQEINPLAMGSFDGLGVFATNTEHPEKASRPFDRDRNGLVPSGGGATLIIESYESALKRGAPILGEILGYGFSSNGDHISTPNVEGPTKAMKKALADANLSVSSIDYVNAHATSTPVGDTNEAKAIDAVFGQNHPYVSSTKSMTGHECWMAGASEVIYSLLMMRHDFIAPNINLENPDEDSAKLNLVRKTLDKKIDVFLSNSFGFGGTNSALIVKKC; encoded by the coding sequence ATGAGGAGAGTAGTAATCACAGGCACGGGCATTTATTCCTGTATCGGTAAGAATTTAGAGGATGTTAAGACATCGCTCTACGAAGGCCGGTCGGGAATCGTCCATGATCCCGAACGCGATGCCTTCGGATTTCGATCCCCGATTACGGGCATGGTCGAAAGCCCGAACCTCAAACCCTTATTATCCCGCAGGCAGCGTATCAGCATGGGCGAAGAGGCTCAGTACGCCTATATGGCCACTATCGAAGCCCTGGAAAATGCACGGATCGACCAGGATTTTTTGAACGACCACGAAGTAGGCATTCTATACGGTAACGATAGCACGGCCCGTTCGACGGTCGAGTCGGTCGATACCATGCGCGAAAAGGGTGATACCACCTTAGTGGGTTCGGGGGCGATTTTTAAGGCCATGAACTCCACAGTAACGATGAACCTTTCTACAATTTTCAAACTTCGGGGCATCAATCTGACCGTCAGTGCGGCCTGCGCCAGCGGTTCGCATTCCGTCGGGCTGGCCTATCATTTAATCAAAAGCGGACTGCAAGAATGCATTATCGCGGGGGGAGCACAGGAAATCAATCCCCTTGCAATGGGCAGTTTCGATGGACTGGGGGTTTTTGCGACGAATACGGAACATCCCGAAAAGGCGTCCCGCCCGTTTGACAGAGATCGTAACGGATTGGTACCCAGTGGCGGGGGGGCTACCCTTATCATAGAAAGCTATGAATCGGCCTTAAAGCGGGGTGCACCCATTTTGGGAGAGATTCTGGGCTACGGATTTTCATCGAATGGGGACCATATTTCTACGCCCAACGTTGAAGGCCCGACCAAAGCCATGAAAAAGGCACTGGCCGATGCCAACCTATCCGTCTCGTCCATAGATTATGTCAACGCCCACGCCACATCGACTCCGGTCGGTGATACGAACGAAGCCAAGGCGATAGACGCTGTTTTTGGGCAAAACCATCCGTACGTTAGCTCGACAAAATCAATGACGGGCCACGAATGCTGGATGGCCGGGGCGAGTGAAGTCATTTATTCCCTGTTGATGATGCGGCACGATTTTATCGCCCCGAACATCAATCTGGAAAATCCGGACGAAGACTCCGCAAAACTTAACCTTGTTAGGAAAACTTTAGATAAAAAAATTGACGTATTTTTGTCAAATTCTTTTGGCTTTGGCGGAACGAATTCCGCTCTAATCGTCAAAAAATGTTAG
- a CDS encoding phosphopantetheine-binding protein, producing the protein MTKENIIEKVDAFLIDDFEVEEEALVPEANLKDALDLDSLDFVDLVVAVESNFGVKLTGEDFVNIHTLQNFYDLIERKLG; encoded by the coding sequence ATGACCAAGGAAAATATTATTGAAAAGGTTGATGCATTCCTCATCGACGATTTCGAAGTGGAAGAGGAAGCATTAGTACCTGAGGCCAACCTTAAGGACGCCCTTGATCTTGATAGTCTCGATTTTGTCGACCTTGTGGTCGCGGTAGAGAGCAATTTTGGGGTAAAGTTAACGGGAGAGGATTTCGTAAATATTCACACGCTTCAGAATTTCTACGACCTCATCGAAAGAAAGTTGGGCTAA
- a CDS encoding lipid A biosynthesis acyltransferase, whose amino-acid sequence MATEWEGKSRGTLLGYQIYIFFLRNFGITAAYALLRVVIVYYTLFSPKSNRDTYAYFRKRHGFSRAKSIINIYKSYYTFGQTLTDKVAISIGLREKFTYAHNGIEHIDNLLKENKGGILISGHVGNFEISHYFLEDRYHISNISMVTTHAEHQDIKEYMERISAKSHLEFIVVKDDMSHIFEIHKAIDEGGLVVFTGDRYMPGSKTLTENFLGKEAHFPMGPYQLASRLNLPVLFVYFMKASKRHYELYAQSAEFKARDAQGLLQEYSESMEGILKEYPLQWFNYYDFWKDRKE is encoded by the coding sequence ATGGCTACGGAGTGGGAAGGAAAATCTAGAGGTACTCTTTTGGGGTACCAAATCTATATTTTCTTTCTCCGAAATTTCGGCATAACCGCGGCATATGCCCTTCTACGAGTGGTCATCGTATATTACACGCTGTTTTCTCCGAAGAGCAACCGCGACACCTATGCTTATTTCCGTAAAAGACATGGGTTTTCAAGGGCTAAAAGCATTATAAACATATATAAAAGCTATTATACTTTCGGCCAGACCCTGACCGATAAGGTCGCTATTTCAATTGGACTTAGAGAAAAGTTCACCTACGCCCACAATGGTATCGAGCACATCGACAACCTGCTCAAAGAAAATAAAGGGGGCATCTTGATCAGTGGCCATGTAGGCAACTTCGAGATTTCCCATTATTTCTTGGAAGATCGCTACCATATTTCCAATATCAGTATGGTGACTACCCACGCCGAGCACCAAGATATAAAGGAGTATATGGAGCGTATTTCCGCAAAGTCACATTTGGAGTTTATTGTGGTCAAAGACGACATGTCGCATATCTTCGAAATCCATAAAGCTATCGACGAAGGCGGATTGGTGGTATTCACTGGAGATAGGTATATGCCAGGTTCGAAGACGTTGACAGAGAATTTTTTGGGCAAAGAAGCGCATTTCCCGATGGGTCCCTATCAACTGGCCTCACGGTTGAACCTACCGGTACTGTTCGTATATTTTATGAAAGCCTCGAAACGGCACTACGAACTCTATGCCCAATCGGCCGAATTCAAGGCCCGGGACGCACAGGGCTTGTTACAGGAATATAGCGAAAGTATGGAGGGTATCCTAAAGGAATATCCCCTGCAATGGTTCAACTATTATGACTTTTGGAAAGACAGGAAAGAATAG
- a CDS encoding dialkylrecorsinol condensing enzyme DarA: MKEVLIIHYSQTGQLTKIMENISSTLSGDTVNVSHYEIVPDPRYDFPWDPQRFYDVFPESFLQIPADFHPPGAEILSKKYDLVILGYQVWYLTPSIPINSFLKSDFASKLLKDTPVVSVVACRNMWIQAQEKVKRLLASVDARLVGHIAMVDRHINHVSVITIQRWMLAGKKDSYLGIFPKSGVSDADIGDAVKFGHPIKDALLADDFSNLQHDLLQRDALRVNPFLVRTDERGNVLFSKWANLIIKKGGPGDPKRLKWIGLFKYYLLFAIWVIAPIVFVVFLLTYFPMTRKRNRERKYYSSVALKRT, encoded by the coding sequence ATGAAAGAGGTACTGATCATACACTACTCCCAAACCGGGCAGTTGACTAAGATTATGGAGAATATAAGCAGTACGCTTAGCGGCGATACGGTCAATGTTTCCCATTACGAAATCGTTCCCGACCCCCGGTATGATTTCCCTTGGGACCCGCAGCGATTTTACGACGTGTTTCCTGAGAGCTTTCTGCAGATACCTGCCGACTTCCATCCTCCCGGGGCGGAAATCCTCAGTAAAAAATATGATTTGGTAATCCTAGGCTATCAGGTGTGGTATTTGACCCCGTCCATCCCTATAAATTCCTTTTTGAAATCGGATTTTGCGAGTAAACTTTTGAAAGACACCCCCGTGGTATCCGTGGTGGCCTGTCGGAACATGTGGATCCAGGCTCAAGAAAAAGTCAAGCGGTTGCTGGCCTCGGTCGATGCCCGGCTGGTCGGTCACATTGCCATGGTCGATCGGCACATCAACCATGTCAGTGTGATCACCATCCAACGTTGGATGCTAGCAGGAAAAAAGGATAGCTATCTCGGGATATTCCCAAAGTCCGGGGTGTCGGATGCCGATATCGGCGATGCCGTGAAATTTGGCCATCCGATTAAGGATGCCCTACTCGCGGACGATTTTTCGAACTTGCAGCACGACTTGCTACAGCGCGATGCCCTCCGGGTAAATCCTTTCTTGGTACGTACCGACGAAAGAGGCAACGTGCTGTTTTCGAAGTGGGCAAACCTGATTATTAAGAAAGGCGGTCCGGGAGACCCCAAACGCCTGAAATGGATTGGTTTGTTCAAATATTATTTGTTATTTGCCATCTGGGTCATAGCCCCAATAGTTTTTGTGGTATTTTTGCTCACTTATTTTCCCATGACCCGAAAACGGAACAGGGAAAGAAAGTATTACTCTTCCGTAGCTCTAAAGCGTACATGA
- a CDS encoding beta-ketoacyl-ACP synthase III, whose translation MKDVYITRIAKFLPNAPVDNEQMEQRLGVIDGKASKARRLVLRNNKIKTRYYALDENGNVTHNNAQLTATAIKALCDSDFTVKDMELLSCGTSSPDQILPSHASMVHGFLQNRNMEINSPSGACCSGMNALKYGYLSVKAGQTKNAACAGSERTSTWMKADVFANEVAHLKELDDNPILAFNKEFLRWMLSDGAGAVLLEGEPNGQHPIKIEWIDGYSYAHEMETCMYAGAEKEDDGHLTPWSEIPAEQWGKKSLFAMKQDTRLLGANILKKGVDSLKQVYEKHNIGPDNVDYYLPHISSYYFKQGLYNEMKAQGVEMPWEKWFMNLEHVGNIGAASIYVMLEELIASGGLKKGDKILFQVPESARFSYMYAYLSVC comes from the coding sequence ATGAAGGACGTTTACATAACCCGGATCGCGAAATTTTTGCCCAACGCCCCGGTCGATAATGAACAAATGGAGCAAAGGTTGGGCGTAATCGACGGCAAGGCTTCCAAAGCCAGGCGTCTCGTACTGCGCAACAACAAGATAAAAACCCGGTACTACGCGCTTGACGAAAATGGCAACGTAACCCATAACAACGCCCAACTGACCGCTACGGCCATCAAGGCACTTTGTGACAGTGATTTTACGGTGAAGGACATGGAATTATTGTCTTGCGGCACCTCGAGTCCCGATCAGATATTGCCTTCCCACGCCAGTATGGTACACGGTTTTTTACAAAATCGGAACATGGAGATCAACTCTCCCTCCGGGGCCTGTTGCTCAGGAATGAACGCCCTCAAATACGGGTACCTCTCCGTGAAGGCGGGTCAGACCAAAAATGCCGCTTGCGCCGGCAGTGAACGTACGTCTACTTGGATGAAAGCGGATGTTTTTGCTAACGAGGTCGCCCACCTTAAAGAGCTGGATGACAATCCGATTTTGGCATTCAACAAGGAATTTTTACGTTGGATGCTCTCCGACGGGGCCGGGGCCGTGCTATTGGAAGGCGAACCCAATGGGCAGCATCCCATAAAAATCGAATGGATCGACGGGTATTCGTATGCCCATGAAATGGAAACCTGTATGTACGCCGGAGCAGAAAAGGAGGATGACGGTCACCTGACGCCCTGGAGTGAAATACCTGCGGAGCAGTGGGGCAAAAAATCGCTGTTCGCCATGAAACAGGATACCCGTCTATTAGGCGCCAACATTTTAAAAAAAGGGGTCGATAGTCTAAAACAGGTCTACGAGAAACACAATATTGGTCCCGATAATGTTGATTATTATCTGCCCCATATCTCCTCTTACTATTTCAAACAAGGTCTATATAACGAAATGAAAGCACAGGGTGTGGAGATGCCTTGGGAAAAATGGTTTATGAACCTCGAACACGTCGGCAATATCGGAGCCGCATCAATCTATGTGATGTTGGAGGAGCTGATAGCGTCCGGAGGGCTCAAGAAAGGGGACAAAATCCTCTTCCAAGTTCCCGAAAGTGCTCGTTTCTCGTATATGTACGCCTATCTTAGCGTTTGCTAA